Proteins encoded in a region of the Candidatus Omnitrophota bacterium genome:
- a CDS encoding flavodoxin family protein has product MMKTSGVAKVLGINASPRKGGNTDIIIDKILEAAKDNGADTDKIFLNGLRLQYCQECEEPDNNGNCNFKDDMGVVYRKFKEADVVILASPIFFGSISGQAKMMIDRFQCAWRAKHILKKDAFGEKRIGAFIAVAASERQDFFENAKAIVKNLFATLNIEYKKELYFTGIDAKADILKHPDLLEKAYKLGEDLTRSLRNG; this is encoded by the coding sequence ATGATGAAGACTTCCGGTGTCGCAAAAGTGCTGGGCATAAACGCCAGCCCGCGAAAAGGCGGGAATACTGATATTATTATAGACAAGATCCTGGAAGCCGCCAAAGATAACGGCGCGGACACCGATAAGATATTTTTGAATGGCCTCCGATTACAGTATTGCCAGGAATGTGAAGAGCCGGATAATAACGGCAACTGCAATTTCAAAGATGACATGGGAGTAGTGTATAGGAAATTCAAGGAGGCAGATGTTGTTATATTGGCTTCCCCTATATTTTTCGGCAGTATCAGCGGCCAGGCAAAGATGATGATAGACCGCTTTCAATGCGCCTGGAGAGCAAAGCATATACTGAAGAAAGACGCTTTTGGGGAAAAAAGAATAGGCGCTTTTATCGCCGTAGCGGCGTCTGAGAGGCAAGATTTTTTCGAGAACGCAAAGGCTATAGTCAAAAATCTTTTTGCGACTTTAAATATAGAATATAAAAAAGAACTTTATTTTACGGGAATCGACGCTAAGGCCGATATATTAAAACACCCGGACCTTTTAGAAAAAGCATATAAATTGGGGGAAGATTTAACCAGGAGCTTGCGCAATGGCTAA